In the genome of Pediococcus claussenii ATCC BAA-344, one region contains:
- a CDS encoding cysteine desulfurase yields MNWKINEVRKDFPILDQQVNGERLAYLDNAATMQQSRPVTDAVLHYYQTTHSNVHRGVYTLSNQATDMYEQAREKVAHFINTESSEQIVFTRSTTESLNLVAQGFGDAVVNPGDEIVISVAEHHSNLIPWQQLASRRSAHLKYIELNEDGSFDMDSATRVITKKTKIVAVAHVGNVIGIQNPINKLEQLAHKVNAYLVVDGAQAVSHMAVDVQELNADFYAFSGHKLGAPTGIGVLFGKSNLLAKMNPVQFGGEMISKVTRDVATWKKTPLKFEAGTPNISGAIGLGVAIDYVQKMGLKSIQDYEEKLMQRMLTGIEGISGVTIYGPHNTKKRLGVLSFNIDGVHPHDVATGLDLLGIEVRAGHHCAQPLMQDLGVAATARASIAFYNNMADVDQLIDGVKQVKEFFLHES; encoded by the coding sequence ATGAATTGGAAAATTAATGAAGTTCGCAAAGATTTTCCGATTTTAGATCAGCAAGTTAACGGCGAACGATTGGCATATTTGGATAATGCGGCCACTATGCAGCAATCAAGACCAGTGACGGATGCTGTTTTACATTACTATCAGACCACTCATTCAAATGTTCATCGTGGAGTGTATACGTTGTCGAATCAGGCAACGGATATGTATGAGCAGGCTCGTGAAAAAGTAGCTCATTTTATTAACACGGAAAGTAGTGAGCAAATTGTGTTCACACGATCAACAACCGAGAGCTTGAACCTTGTTGCCCAGGGATTTGGAGACGCAGTCGTTAATCCTGGTGATGAGATTGTGATTTCGGTAGCAGAGCACCATAGTAACTTGATTCCATGGCAACAGCTTGCTAGTAGAAGATCTGCACATTTAAAATACATCGAATTGAACGAAGACGGTTCTTTTGATATGGATAGTGCAACTCGTGTAATTACGAAAAAAACGAAGATTGTTGCGGTAGCCCACGTAGGAAATGTTATTGGTATTCAAAATCCGATAAACAAACTTGAACAGTTAGCTCATAAAGTTAACGCTTATTTAGTAGTTGATGGTGCACAGGCGGTGAGTCATATGGCTGTTGATGTGCAAGAGTTGAATGCTGATTTTTATGCATTTTCGGGTCATAAACTAGGCGCACCAACCGGAATTGGAGTATTATTTGGGAAATCTAATTTACTTGCTAAAATGAATCCAGTCCAATTTGGTGGTGAAATGATCAGTAAAGTCACGAGAGATGTTGCAACATGGAAAAAAACACCATTAAAGTTTGAAGCTGGCACACCAAATATTAGTGGTGCAATTGGATTAGGCGTGGCGATCGACTATGTTCAGAAGATGGGATTAAAATCAATTCAAGATTATGAAGAAAAGTTAATGCAACGCATGTTGACAGGAATTGAAGGGATTTCAGGGGTTACAATTTATGGCCCCCACAATACCAAGAAGAGATTGGGTGTACTGTCTTTCAATATTGATGGTGTCCATCCTCACGATGTGGCAACTGGACTAGATTTATTGGGAATCGAAGTACGAGCTGGCCATCATTGTGCACAACCGTTGATGCAGGATTTAGGAGTGGCAGCCACTGCACGAGCAAGCATTGCTTTTTATAATAATATGGCGGACGTTGACCAATTAATCGACGGGGTTAAACAAGTAAAGGAGTTCTTTTTGCATGAGTCTTGA
- the sufB gene encoding Fe-S cluster assembly protein SufB translates to MSDVESIVRDTEDYDYGFHDDVTPVFSTGHGLSEEVVRKISAEKHEPQWMLDYRLQSYEAYKKMPMPNFGPDLSGLDLKNMLYYQKATDKKYRDWDDVPEKIKTTFDRLGVPEAERKYLAGSSAQYESEVVYHNMRETFEKMGIIFTDTDTALQEYPELFKKWFGKLVKPTNNKFAALNSAVWSGGTFIYVPKGVRAKTPIQSYFRINAENTGQFERTLIIVDEGASVDYVEGCTAPKYDSDSLHAAVVEVNVQKDAYCRYTTIQNWSNNVYSLETKRAAAAENATMEWVDGNMGSKITMKYPSVYLNGEGARGTMLSIAVAGHNVDQDTGAQMIHNAPNTSSSIVSKSIAKDGGAVDYRGKVRFGRKADGSLAHVECDTIIMDDKSSSDTIPYNEIYNGNVAMEHEAKVSKISEEQLYYLMSRGISEKKATEMIVMGFVEPFTKELPMEYAVELNRLISFEMEGSIG, encoded by the coding sequence ATGAGCGATGTAGAATCAATTGTGCGCGATACAGAAGATTACGATTATGGCTTTCATGATGATGTTACACCTGTCTTCTCGACGGGACACGGATTGAGTGAAGAAGTTGTTAGGAAAATTTCGGCTGAAAAACATGAACCGCAATGGATGTTAGATTATCGTTTGCAATCTTATGAAGCGTATAAAAAGATGCCAATGCCCAATTTTGGCCCTGATTTAAGTGGTTTGGATTTAAAGAATATGCTGTACTATCAAAAAGCGACGGATAAGAAATATCGTGATTGGGATGACGTTCCGGAAAAGATTAAAACAACCTTTGATCGTTTAGGAGTCCCAGAAGCTGAGCGAAAGTATCTGGCAGGTTCGTCCGCACAGTATGAATCCGAGGTGGTCTACCATAATATGCGTGAAACGTTTGAAAAAATGGGCATAATTTTTACGGATACCGATACGGCTTTGCAAGAGTATCCGGAGTTATTTAAGAAGTGGTTTGGAAAGCTAGTAAAGCCCACTAATAATAAGTTTGCTGCTCTTAACAGTGCTGTTTGGTCGGGAGGAACTTTTATTTATGTGCCAAAGGGTGTCCGTGCCAAGACTCCAATTCAATCTTATTTTAGAATTAACGCTGAAAATACGGGACAGTTTGAACGAACGCTGATTATTGTCGACGAGGGAGCCAGTGTGGATTACGTTGAGGGATGTACGGCTCCAAAGTATGATTCGGATAGCTTACATGCTGCCGTTGTTGAAGTGAATGTCCAAAAAGATGCATATTGCCGTTATACAACAATTCAAAACTGGTCAAATAATGTGTATAGTTTGGAAACAAAGCGGGCAGCCGCAGCCGAAAATGCAACGATGGAATGGGTCGATGGTAATATGGGATCGAAAATCACGATGAAATACCCCTCCGTGTATTTAAATGGTGAGGGTGCGCGTGGAACGATGCTGTCAATTGCCGTCGCAGGACACAACGTTGATCAAGATACAGGGGCACAGATGATTCATAATGCGCCAAATACATCTTCTTCAATTGTCTCGAAGTCGATTGCAAAAGATGGTGGAGCTGTCGATTATCGGGGAAAGGTTCGTTTTGGAAGAAAGGCGGACGGGTCGTTGGCACATGTCGAGTGTGACACGATTATTATGGACGATAAATCTTCAAGTGATACAATTCCCTATAATGAAATTTATAATGGTAATGTTGCAATGGAGCATGAGGCCAAGGTATCTAAGATTTCTGAGGAACAACTCTACTATTTGATGAGTCGTGGTATTTCTGAAAAAAAGGCAACGGAAATGATTGTAATGGGATTTGTGGAGCCCTTTACCAAGGAATTACCGATGGAGTACGCGGTTGAATTGAATCGTTTGATTAGTTTTGAAATGGAAGGATCGATTGGATAA
- a CDS encoding metal-sulfur cluster assembly factor, whose amino-acid sequence MAEATFKEQAYEALSHVIDPELDVDLVSMGLIYDAKLTDEGVAEITMTLTIVGCPLTEWLADAIQKEIQKIKGIKEIEIEIVWEPAWSEEMMTREARVQLGIY is encoded by the coding sequence ATGGCGGAAGCAACTTTTAAAGAACAGGCATATGAAGCATTAAGCCACGTGATTGACCCAGAGCTGGATGTGGATTTGGTTAGTATGGGCCTGATTTACGATGCTAAGTTGACTGACGAAGGGGTGGCAGAAATCACAATGACATTAACAATTGTGGGATGCCCTTTAACGGAATGGTTGGCGGATGCGATCCAAAAAGAAATCCAGAAAATAAAAGGGATAAAAGAAATCGAGATTGAAATCGTGTGGGAACCAGCCTGGTCAGAAGAAATGATGACAAGGGAAGCAAGGGTGCAATTGGGAATATATTAG
- the sufU gene encoding Fe-S cluster assembly sulfur transfer protein SufU gives MSLDQMNDLYREVVLDHAQHPHHYGQIGKDSVHFQMENPTCGDVIDVSAIIKDGNVDEIGFTGTGCTISQASASMMTTVLTNKSVSEARDLILSFSDLITGKEINDKKEDQLGDASLLASVAEFPARIKCATLAWHALDELLQKEGTSK, from the coding sequence ATGAGTCTTGATCAAATGAATGATTTATACCGGGAAGTCGTATTAGACCATGCACAGCATCCTCACCATTATGGCCAAATTGGCAAAGACAGTGTTCATTTTCAAATGGAAAATCCAACCTGCGGAGACGTGATTGATGTATCAGCAATTATTAAAGATGGAAATGTTGATGAGATTGGATTTACTGGAACTGGGTGTACGATTTCGCAGGCGTCAGCAAGTATGATGACAACAGTGTTGACGAATAAATCAGTAAGCGAAGCACGTGATCTTATTTTGAGTTTTTCAGACTTGATCACTGGGAAAGAAATTAACGATAAAAAAGAGGACCAACTTGGAGATGCCAGTTTGTTAGCCAGTGTGGCAGAATTTCCGGCAAGAATAAAATGTGCTACCTTAGCCTGGCATGCATTGGACGAGTTATTGCAGAAAGAGGGAACTTCCAAATGA